From the genome of Procambarus clarkii isolate CNS0578487 chromosome 66, FALCON_Pclarkii_2.0, whole genome shotgun sequence:
atgctgctgcttctgttgctgttgcttctgatgctgctgcttctgttgctgctgcttctgttgctgctgcttctgtagctgctgcttctgatgctgctgcttctgattctgctgcttctgttgctgctgcttctgttgctgctgcttctgatgctgctgcttctgttgctgctgcttctggtactgctgcttctgatgctgctgcttctgatgctgctgcttctgatgctgctgcttctgttgctgctgcttcagtAGCTGCTGCGTCTGATgccgctgcttctgttgctgctgcttctgatgctgctgcttctgatgctgctgcttctgatgctgctgcttctgatgctactgcttctgatgctgctgcttctgatgctgctgcttctgatgctgctgcttctgttgctgctgcttctgatgctgctgcttctgatgctgctgcttctgatgctgctgcttctgttgctgctgcttctgttgctgctgcttctgttgctgctgcttctgatgctgcttctgatgctgctgcttctgttgctgctgcttctgatgctgctgcttctgatgctgctgcttctgttgctgctgcttctgttgctgctgcttctgatactgctgcttctgatgctgctgcttctgatgctgctgcttctgatgctgctgcttctgttgctgctgcttctgttgctgctgcttctgatgctgctgcttctgatgctgctgcttctgttgctgctgcttctgatgctgctgcttctgatgctgctacttctgttgctgctgcttctgatgctgctgcttctgttgctgctgcttctgatgctgctgcttctgatgctgctgcttctgttgctgctgcttcagtAGCTGCTGCTTCAGTAGCTGCTGCGTctgatgctgctgcttctgttgctgctgcttctgatgcTGCTGCGTCTGATGCTGCTGCGTctgatgctgctgcttctgttgctgccgctgcttctgatgctgctgcttctgtagctgctgcttctgttgctgctgcttctgctgctgctgcttctgtagctgctgcttctgatgctgctgcttctgttgctgctgcttctgatgcTGCTGCGTCTGATGCTGCTGCGTCTGATGCTGCTGCTTctgatgctgctgcttctgttgctgctgcttctgatgcTGCTGTGTCTGATGCTGCTGCGTCTGATGCTGCTGCGTCTGATGCTGCTGCTTCTGATGCTGCTGCGTCTGATGCTGCTGCGTCTGATACTGCTGCTTctgatgctgctgcttctgtcGCTCCTGCTTCTGATGCTGTTGCGTCTGATGCTGTTGCGTCTGATGCTGCTGCTTCTGATGCTGTTGCGTCTGATGCTGCTGCTTctgatgctgctgcttctgtcGCTGCTGCTTCTGATGCTGCTGCGTCTGATGCTGCTGCTTCTGATGCTGCTGCTTCTGATGCTGCTGCGTCTGATACTGCTGCCTctgatgctgctgcttctgttgctgctgcttctgttgctgctgcttctgatgctgctgcttctgtcgctgctgcttctgatgctgctgcttctgttgctgctgcttctgtagctgctgctcatgatgctgctgcttctgtagctgctgcttctgtcgctgctgcttctgatgctgctgcttctgttgctgctgcttctgatgctgctgcttctgtagctgctgcttctgttgctgctgcttctgtagctgctgcttctgatgctgctgcttctgttgctgctgcttctgtagcTGCTGCTTTTGTTGCTGCAGCTTCTGatactgctgcttctgttgctgctgcttctgtagctgctgcctctgttgctgctgcttctgatgctgctgcttctgatactgctgcttctgttgctgctgcttctgttgctgctgcttctgttgctactgcttctgtagctgctgcctctgttgctgctgcttctgatgctgctgcttctgatactgctgcttctgttgctgctgcttctgttgctgctgcttctgttgctactgcttctgatgctgctgcttctgatactgctgcttctgttgctgctgcttctgttgctgctgcttctgttgctactgcttctgtagctgctgcttctgtagctgctgcttctgatgctgctgcttctgttcctgctgcttctgttgctgctgcttctgatgttgctgcttctgttgctgctgcttctgatgttgctgcttctgttgctgctgcttctgatacTGCTGCCTCTGTAGCTGCTGCTTctgatgctgctgcttctgttcctgctgcttctgttgttgctgcttctgttgctgctgcttctgatgttgctgcttctgttgctgctgtttcTGATACTGCTGCCTCTGTAGCTGCTGCTTctgatgctgctgcttctgttcctgctgcttctgatgttgcagcttctgttgctgctgcttctgatgctgctgcttctgttcctgctgcttctgttgctgctgcttctgatgttgctgcttctgttgctgctgcttctgatgctgctccttctgttgctgctgcttttgttgctgctgcttctgtatctgctgcttctgatgctgctgcttctgttgctgctgcttctgttgctgctgcttctgatgctgctgcttctgtagctgctgcttctgatgctgctccttctgttgctgctgcttctgctgctgctgcttctgttgctgctgcttctgtagctgctgcttctgatgctgctgcttctgttgctgctgcttctgtaacTGCTGCTTTTGTTGCTGCAGCTTCTGatactgctgcttctgttgctgctgcttctgtagctgatgcttcttttgctgctgcttctgatacTGCTGCCTCTGTTGCTTCTGCTTCTGatactgctgcttctgttgctactgcttctgtagctgctgcttctgtagctgctgcttctgatgctgctgcttctgttcctgctgcttctgttgctgctgcttctgatacTGCTGCCTCTGTAGCTGCTGCTTctgatgctgctgcttctgttcctgctgcttctgttgctgctgcttctgatgttgctgctgcttctgatgctgctgctgatTCTGTTCCTGATAgcgtctgttgctgctgcttctaatGTTGCTGCTTCTGTTACTGCTGCTTCTGATGCTGCTGCGTCTGatgttgctgcttctgttgctgctgcttctgatgttgctgcttctgttgctgctgcttctgatgttgctgcttctgttgctgctgcttctgatgatgctgcttctgttgctgctgcttctgatacTGCTGCCTCTGTAGCTGCTGCTTCTGATGCTGCTGCTTCTGATACTGTTTCTTCTGTAGCTGCTTCTTCTGATGCTGCGTCGTCTGTAGTTGctgcttctgttgttgctgcttctgttgctgctgcttctgttgctgctgcttctgacaCTGTTGCTTCTGTTACTGCTGCTTCTgtagctgctgcttctgttgctgctgcttctgatacTGCTGCTTCTGTTCCTGCTGCTTCTGTTCCTGCTCCTTCTGATACTGCTGCTTCTGatactgctgcttctgttgctgctgcttctgtagctgctgcttctgttgctgctgcttctgatacTGCTGCTTCTGTTACTGGTGCTTCTgtagctgctgcttctgttgctgctgcttctgtagctgctgcttctgttgctgctccttctgatactgctgcttctgttgctgctgcttctgtagctgctgcttctgttgctgctgcttctgtagctgctgcttctgttgctgctgcttctgatacTGCTGCTTCTGATACTGCTGCTTCTgtagctgctgcttctgttgctgctgcttctgtagctgctgcttctgtagctgctgcttctgttgctgctccttctgatactgctgcttctgttgctgctgcttctgtagctgctgcttctgttgctgctgcttctgtagctgctgcttctgttgctgctgcttctgttcctGCTCCTTCTGATACTGCTGCTTCTgtagctgctgcttctgttgctgctgcttctgtagctgctgcttctgtagctgctgcttctgtagctgctgcttctgtagctgcagcttctgttgctgctgcttctgttgctgctgcttctgtagcTGCTGCTTCTATAGCTGCTGCTTCTATAGCTGCTGCTTCTGTAGCTGTTGTTTCTGTAGCTGCTGCTTCTgtagctgctgcttctgttgctgctgcttctgtagctgctgcttctgtagctgctgcttctgtagctgctgcttctgtagctgctgcttctgttgctgctgcttctatagctgctgcttctgtagctgctgcttctgtagctgctgcttctgttgctgctgcttctatagctgctgcttctgtagctgctgcttctgatactgctgtttctgttgctgctgcttctgtagcTGCTGCTTCTGTAGCTGCTGCTTCTATATCGCTGCTTCTGTAGCTGCTGATTCTGTTGCTGCTGATTCTGTTTCTGCTGCTTCTgtagctgctgcttctgttgctgctgcttctgttgctgctccttctgtagctgctgcttctgttgctgctgcttctataGCTGCTGCTTCTGTAGCTGCTGCTTCTATAGCTGCTGCTTCTATAGCTGCTGCTTCTGTATCGCTGCTTCTGTAGCTGCTGCTTCTGatactgctgcttctgttgctgctgcttctgttgctgttgctgctgcttctgtagctgctgcttctgttgctgctgcttctgtagctgctgcttctgttgctgctgcttttgttgctgctgcttctgtagcTCCTGCTTCTGTTACTGCTGCTTctgttctgctgctgctgcttctgtagctgctgcttctgtagctgctgcttctgttgctgctgcttctgttgctgctgcttctgttactGCTGTTTCTGTTGCTGCTACTTCTGTTGCTACTGCTTCTGTAGCTGCTTCTTCGGTAGTTTCTGCTTCTATAGCTGTTGCTTCTGTTACTGCTGCTTCTGTTACTGCTGCTTCTGTAGCTGTTGCTTctgttctgctgctgctgcttctgtagctgctgcttctgtagctgctgcttctgttactgctgcttctgtagctgctgcttttgttgctgctgcttctgtagcTCCTGCTTCTGTTACTGCTGCTTCTgttctgctgcttctgttgctgctgcttctgtagctgctgcttctgtagctgcagcatctgttgctgctgcttctgttgctgctgcttctgttactGCTGTTTCTGTTGCTGCTACTTCTGTTGCTACTGCTTCTGTAGCTGCTTCTTCGGTAGTTTCTGCTTCTATAGCTGCTGCTTCTGTTACTGCTGCTTCTGTTACTGCTGCTTCTGTAGCTGTTGCTTCTGTAGCTGCTGCTTCTATAGCTGCTTCTTCTGTAGCTGCTGCTTCTGATATTGCTGCTTCTGtttctgctgcttctgttgctgctgcttctgatacTGCTACTTCTGTTTCtgatgcttctgttgctgctgcttctgatactgatgctgctgcttctgatactgctgcttctgttactgctgcttctgttgctgctgcttctgatactgctgcttctgttactgctgcttctgttgctgctgcttctgatacTGCTGCTTCTGATGCTGCTGCTTCTGATACTGCTGCTTCTGTTTCTGctacttctgttgctgctgcttctgttgcagcggctgcttctgttgctgctgcttttgatACTGCTGCTtcggttgctgctgcttctgttgctgctgcttctgttgcagcggctgcttctgttgctgctgcttctgatactgctgcttctgtagctgctgcttctgatactgctgcttctgtagctgctgcttctgatactgctgcttctgttgctgctgcttctgtagcTCCTGCTTCTCACGCTGCTGCTTctgatgctgctgcttctgtagctgctgcttctgttgctgctgcttctgatgctgctgcttctgttgctgctgcttctgatactgctgcttctgttgctgctgcttctgatactgctgcttctgttgctgctgcttctgatgctgctgcttctgttgctgctgcttctgatgctgctgcttctgttgctgctgcttctgatgctgctgcttctgttgctgcggCTTCTGttactgctgcttctgttgctgctgcttctgttgctgctgcttctgatactgctgcttctgatgctgctgcgtctgttgctgctgcttctgatgctgctgcttctgttgctgctgcttctgatactgctgcttctgatgctgctgcttttgatgctgctgcttctgatgctgctgcttctgttgctgctgcttctgatactgctgcttctgatgctgctgcgtctgttgctgctgcttcctttgctgctgcttctgatgctgctgcttttgatgctgctgcttctgatgctgctgcttctgctgctgctgcttctgctgcttctgACGCTTCTGCTTCtgatgctgctgctactgtttctGCTGTGTTTGttactgctgcttctgttgctgctgctgtttctgttgctgctgcttctactgctgctgcttctgtagctgctgcttctgtagctgctgcttctgtagctgctgcttctgtagctgctgcttctgttgctgctgcttctgttgctgctgcttctgatacTGCTGCTTCTGatactgctgcttctgttgctgctgcttctgttgcttctgcttctgttgctgctgcttctgatgctgctgcttctgtttctgctgcttctgatgctgctgcttctgatactgctgcttctgttgctgctgcttctgttgctgctgcttctgatgctgctgcttctgtttctgctgcttctgttgctgctgcttctgatgctgctgcttctgttcctgctgcttctgatgctgctgcttctgtagcTGCTGCTTCTGTAGCTGCTGCTTCTATAGCTGCTGCTTCTGTAGCTGTTGTTTCTGTAGCTGCTGCTTCTGTAGCTGCTACTTCTGTAGCTGCTGCTTCTGTAGCTGCTGCTTCTgtagctgctgcttctgttgctgctgcttctataGCTGCTGCTTCTGTAGCTGCTGTTTCTGATACT
Proteins encoded in this window:
- the LOC138355309 gene encoding pneumococcal serine-rich repeat protein-like; the encoded protein is MTVDALPADTTCNLRSSSNKSSSSIRAAVTQSAVTEAAASEAAAERKQQQQNQHYQKQQKQEQHQKQQHQNQQHQEQQKQKQKYQKQQHQKQQHQKQQQQKQQHQKQQQQKQQKQWQQHQKQQQQNQQHQKQQQPKQQQQKSSSNRSSSYRSSSIRSSSNRSSSVRSRSYRSSSNRSSSIRSSSYRSSSIRSSSYRSSSYTSSTIRSSSNRNSSCNRSSSNRSSSIKSSSIRSSSDRSSRNRSSSIRSGSIRSSSIRSSSNRSSSNRSSSIRSSSNRSSSNRSSSIRSSSISIRSSSNRSSRNRSSSIRSSSNRSSRNRSSNIRSSSIRSSSYRRSSYRSNSYKSNSYRSSSNRSSSNRSNSYRSRSYRRSSYRSNSNRSSSNRNSSNRSSSNRSSSNRSSSYRSSSYRISSNRSSSNRSRSYRSSTNKSSSYRSSSYRSSSYRSSSNRSSRYRSSSNRSNSNRSSSNRSSSIRSSSYRSSSIRSSSYRSSDIEAAPKEAAATEAAAIEAAATEAAATEGAATEAAATEAAATEAAETEAAATESAATEAAATEAAATEAAATEAAATETAVSETAATEAAAIEAAATEAAATEAAATEAAATEVAATEAAATETTATEAAAIEAAATEAAATEAAASEAAGTEAAASEAAQQQQKQQHQKQQQQKQQLQKQQHQKQQQAAATEAAATEAAVSKAAATEAAAATEAAATEVAETEAAVSEAAASEAAVSEAAATEAAVTEAAVSEAAATEAAVTEAAVSEAAASVSEAAATEASETEVAVSEAAATEAAETEAAISEAAATEEAAIEAAATEATATEAAVTEAAVTEAAAIEAETTEEAATEAVATEVAATETALQKQQLQKQQQQKQQNRSSSNRSRSYRSSSNKSSSYRSSSNRSSSYRSSSYRSSSSRTEATATEAAVTEAAVTEATAIEAETTEEAATEAVATEVAATETAKQQQQKQQQQKQQLQKQQQQKQQLQKQQQQQQKQQQQKQQYQKQQLQKQRYRSSSYRSSSYRSSSYRSSSYRSSSNRSSSYRRSSNRSSSNRSSSYRSSRNRISSNRISSYRSRAATEAAATEAAATEAAATEAPVTEAAVSEAAATEAAATEAAATEAAVSEAAVSEGAGTEAAGTEAAVSEAAATEAAATEAAVTEATVSEAAATEAAATEAATTEAATTDDAASEEAATEETVSEAAASEAAATEAAVSEAAATEAASSEAAATEAATSEAAATEAATSEAAATEAATSDAAASEAAVTEAATLEAAATDAIRNRISSSIRSSSNIRSSSNRSSRNRSSSIRSSSYRGSSIRSSSNRSSRNRSSSIRSSSYRSSSYRSSSNRSSSIRSRSNRGSSIRSSSKRSISYRSSSNRSSTAGTEAAASEAAATEAAVSETAATEAATSEAAATEAATTEAAGTEAAASEAAATEAAVSEAAATEAATSEAAATEAATSEAAQRQKQQHQKQQQQKQQQQKQQHQRQQYQTQQHQKQQHQKQQHQTQQHQKQQRQKQQHQKQQHQTQQHQKQQHQTQQHQTQQHQKQERQKQQHQKQQYQTQQHQTQQHQKQQHQTQQHQTQQHQTQQHQKQQQQKQQHQKQQHQTQQHQTQQHQKQQQQKQQHQKQQLQKQQQQKQQQQKQQLQKQQHQKQRQQQKQQHQTQQHQTQQHQKQQQQKQQHQTQQLLKQQLLKQQQQKQQHQKQQHQKQQQQKHLPTCYNKCSIENVLRLDTCQLAIEYVLRLDTCQLAIANVLRLDTCQLAIANVLRLDTCQLAIANVLRLDTCQLAIANVLRLDTCQLAIANVLRLDTCQLAIANVLRLDTCQLAIANVLRLDTCQLAIANVLRLDTCQLAIANVLRLDTCQLAIANVLRLDTCQLAIEYVLRLDTCQLAIANVLRLDTCQLAIANVLRLDTCQLAIANVLRLDTCQLAIEYVLRLDTCQLAIANVLRLDTCQLAIANVLRLDTCQLAIANVLRLDTCQLAIANVLRLDTCQLAIEYVLRLDTCQLAIENVLRLHTCQLAITSVHLICRFRFFFSESTKPLKK